From the genome of Lentilactobacillus buchneri, one region includes:
- a CDS encoding DEAD/DEAH box helicase produces MIEEFKEHAKQLGYNQPTAIQQAVYQPLKDGQSVLGLAPTGSGKTVAFALPLLENIQPEDGLSLLVIEPSAELAMQTQKVLLEWGKLIGLSVQGIIGGANINRQVDKLKQHPNVIVGTTGRIVNLIDLGKLKLDSLKAIVIDEADNLLSEDTLASIRSLVDLADDSVTLGFFSATQNDLLAHVNRWFVQDIQTFDVSDIDDTRGEVKHTLLEVSNRKKAQMLLRFLHMKDFKALVFFDQLDTLQKVAGFLSHRHIKEAAQLTSEQRQTARQKALRDFRDGKIRLLLTTDVAARGMDIEKLPVVVNFDLPSDPKTYVHRVGRTGRMHQDGMVINMGDDHDLRDLKKLVKPYGYELSNIYFDGNQLSDTRPKQPVNLDDEPKTSKTVSSQDVKRSSEAKKTGRKPIPAKPHGKKKHKHSKRKGMHHKRTEG; encoded by the coding sequence TTGATAGAAGAATTTAAAGAGCATGCTAAGCAACTAGGGTACAACCAACCGACTGCGATTCAACAAGCGGTTTATCAACCACTTAAAGATGGCCAAAGTGTTCTGGGGTTGGCACCAACCGGATCCGGGAAGACCGTTGCCTTTGCTTTACCGCTGTTGGAAAATATTCAACCCGAAGACGGGCTGTCGTTATTAGTCATCGAACCATCTGCCGAACTGGCTATGCAGACCCAAAAAGTTTTATTGGAATGGGGTAAGCTGATCGGCTTATCAGTTCAAGGGATTATCGGTGGTGCCAATATCAATCGTCAAGTTGATAAATTAAAACAGCACCCAAACGTGATTGTCGGAACGACCGGTCGAATCGTGAACTTAATCGATTTAGGCAAACTTAAATTGGATTCACTGAAGGCGATCGTGATAGACGAAGCCGACAACTTATTAAGTGAAGATACGCTTGCTTCCATCCGCTCCTTGGTGGATTTGGCTGACGACTCAGTGACACTGGGCTTTTTCTCCGCAACCCAAAACGACTTATTGGCGCATGTGAATCGCTGGTTTGTGCAAGATATTCAGACCTTTGATGTCTCTGACATTGACGATACCCGCGGGGAAGTCAAACATACCTTGCTGGAAGTTTCCAATCGGAAAAAGGCACAGATGTTACTGCGGTTCCTTCACATGAAGGACTTCAAGGCATTAGTGTTCTTTGACCAACTGGACACCCTGCAAAAAGTCGCTGGTTTCCTGTCTCATCGACACATTAAAGAGGCTGCTCAGTTGACCAGTGAACAGCGGCAAACTGCCAGACAAAAGGCGCTCCGGGATTTTCGCGACGGCAAAATTCGCTTATTATTGACCACCGACGTTGCTGCTCGGGGGATGGATATTGAAAAGCTGCCCGTCGTGGTCAATTTTGACTTGCCGTCCGATCCGAAAACTTATGTTCACCGGGTTGGCCGGACTGGCCGCATGCATCAAGACGGCATGGTGATCAATATGGGTGACGATCACGATTTGAGAGATTTAAAGAAGTTGGTTAAGCCTTACGGATATGAATTGAGCAACATTTACTTCGATGGTAATCAGTTGTCTGATACTCGACCTAAGCAGCCGGTTAATTTGGATGATGAACCCAAAACTTCAAAGACTGTATCGTCTCAAGATGTCAAGCGGAGCAGTGAGGCTAAAAAAACTGGCCGAAAGCCAATCCCCGCCAAACCGCACGGCAAAAAGAAGCACAAACACTCCAAACGCAAGGGGATGCACCATAAGCGCACGGAGGGATAA
- a CDS encoding Gfo/Idh/MocA family protein: MIKLGIIGTNWITQQFIDAIKLSRKFDLTSVYSRHDQTAKTFAAKNGAQETFTDLNAFFTKGQFETVYIASPNSLHFEQAQMAIQHGKNVIVEKPAFSTQKQMAKIQALLDENPQVLYFEAARNIHTENFHAIEKKLGQLKTVQGAEFTYSKYSSRYDLVLEGEEPNVFSLKYAGGALQDLGVYTVYDAVALFGMPEEAAYYSQLIRTGVDGKGTAILQYPEYNVTLNFSKITNSDMTSEIYGLKDLIEIDDAGEINAVIYIDDDRNKQVIGNTIDENPMLPEVEDFARVINDPKNPQNKHDYDYWRQLSVYVNKLIYNLRQDAHISFVGEKK; this comes from the coding sequence TTGATTAAATTAGGAATTATTGGAACCAACTGGATTACCCAGCAATTTATTGACGCAATTAAACTATCACGCAAATTCGACTTAACCAGTGTCTATTCACGACACGACCAAACGGCCAAAACTTTTGCGGCCAAAAACGGCGCCCAAGAAACCTTTACGGATCTGAATGCGTTCTTTACCAAGGGGCAGTTTGAGACGGTCTACATTGCCTCACCCAATAGCCTCCATTTTGAACAGGCCCAAATGGCCATTCAACACGGCAAAAATGTCATTGTTGAAAAGCCGGCCTTTAGTACTCAAAAACAAATGGCGAAGATTCAAGCTTTGTTGGACGAGAATCCACAAGTGCTCTATTTTGAAGCCGCCCGCAATATTCACACCGAAAATTTTCATGCGATCGAAAAAAAGCTCGGTCAACTTAAAACGGTTCAAGGCGCTGAATTCACGTATTCAAAATACTCTTCCAGGTATGATCTGGTGTTGGAGGGTGAAGAACCCAACGTCTTCTCACTCAAATATGCCGGCGGTGCTCTCCAGGATTTGGGCGTTTATACCGTTTATGATGCCGTTGCCTTGTTCGGGATGCCGGAAGAGGCTGCTTATTACTCACAGCTGATTCGGACCGGGGTTGACGGAAAAGGAACAGCAATTTTGCAGTATCCGGAGTATAATGTGACTTTAAACTTCTCAAAGATCACCAACTCAGATATGACATCGGAGATTTACGGCCTCAAAGACTTAATCGAAATCGATGATGCCGGAGAAATAAATGCAGTGATTTACATTGATGACGATCGCAACAAGCAGGTCATTGGCAACACCATTGATGAGAATCCAATGCTGCCAGAGGTTGAAGATTTTGCCAGAGTGATTAACGATCCAAAGAACCCGCAAAACAAACATGATTATGATTACTGGCGTCAACTCAGTGTGTACGTCAATAAATTAATTTATAATCTTAGACAGGATGCTCACATCTCATTTGTGGGCGAGAAAAAGTAA
- a CDS encoding DUF4828 domain-containing protein yields the protein MRKRSFFIFMVSFLISLFHTKRTPKHRPDPADPMFFVGTWQFKDHRERVHRLEIGPDLKLLIDGKDMSAKVSLLTRYELSYVDKFGYKLEIRGNEARPIKFYDESENYTYDLQSANEIEQSN from the coding sequence TTGCGCAAAAGAAGTTTTTTTATCTTTATGGTGTCGTTTTTAATTAGTCTGTTCCATACCAAACGGACACCGAAACACCGGCCAGATCCTGCAGACCCAATGTTTTTCGTTGGGACCTGGCAGTTTAAGGACCACCGGGAGCGAGTCCATCGACTTGAAATCGGCCCGGATCTAAAATTACTCATTGACGGAAAAGATATGTCTGCCAAGGTTTCATTATTAACCAGATATGAATTGTCGTACGTTGACAAATTTGGTTATAAATTGGAAATTCGGGGGAATGAAGCCCGGCCAATCAAATTCTACGATGAATCTGAAAACTATACCTATGATTTACAATCGGCCAATGAAATTGAACAGTCAAATTGA
- a CDS encoding GH25 family lysozyme, whose translation MKRRDIQPIYAETYQRRKRTRRVVFGIFLLILIGFSTFLLLRWHENQQLKKYPIHGVTIDQSNGYIDFESLKSKGISFVYIKATQGAAFTDDSFQSNFERSQGSQLPIGVYHYFSFTSSPTAQFKNFVRQVKYNTGSLPICIQIQYYGTFDQSTIHWQAARKEVRQLSQLLRQYYKRPVVISATQQIIKSLQLKANAKTQFWLTDGKIGRPNADATFIQADDKAGFKLDSQLIFLPMSVFNGNRRQWREYIN comes from the coding sequence ATGAAGCGAAGAGACATTCAACCAATATATGCTGAAACTTACCAGCGCAGGAAACGCACACGCAGGGTAGTTTTCGGCATTTTTTTGTTAATCTTGATTGGCTTTTCGACCTTTTTGCTGTTGCGCTGGCACGAAAATCAGCAGCTGAAAAAATACCCAATTCATGGGGTGACCATCGATCAAAGTAATGGCTATATCGACTTTGAAAGTTTGAAAAGTAAAGGCATCAGTTTCGTCTATATAAAGGCCACTCAGGGAGCTGCCTTCACCGATGACAGTTTTCAGAGTAATTTCGAACGCAGCCAAGGTTCACAGTTACCGATTGGGGTCTACCATTATTTTAGTTTTACCAGTTCACCAACTGCCCAATTCAAAAACTTTGTCCGGCAAGTCAAGTACAATACCGGTAGTTTACCGATCTGTATTCAAATTCAGTATTACGGAACGTTTGATCAGTCAACAATTCATTGGCAGGCAGCCAGAAAAGAAGTCCGGCAGCTTTCGCAACTGTTAAGACAGTACTATAAACGGCCGGTGGTCATTTCGGCGACCCAACAAATCATCAAGAGCCTGCAGTTAAAGGCGAATGCTAAGACCCAATTCTGGTTGACTGACGGTAAGATTGGCCGGCCCAATGCCGATGCAACGTTTATTCAGGCAGACGATAAGGCCGGCTTTAAGCTTGACTCGCAACTGATCTTTTTGCCGATGTCGGTCTTTAACGGTAATCGCAGACAGTGGCGGGAATACATCAATTAA
- a CDS encoding MurR/RpiR family transcriptional regulator, whose protein sequence is MSSPVQLLKQSFDELSRTNKKIAKYVMENPQAASEANIEDLAEVTETSTASVSRLVKTLGYGNFREFTLALAYTQLRPQNLPIFKDIDANDSLGTIADKIFNSSQRAIQDTRAGIDEDEFARAVLRIIHCRRLGLFGLGGSSVAALDGYHKFLRTSIDCFYYPDFDVQLMEAVKLGEEDCAIVVSHSGKNRQTLKVAETLKKRKVPVIGITSYPDSPLALHSDITFISSSDESNYRSEGMYSLLAQLAIVDTLFMMATVRMGPATEDAIRNVQNIIESTRT, encoded by the coding sequence ATGAGCTCGCCAGTTCAATTATTAAAACAATCGTTTGATGAATTAAGCAGAACTAATAAAAAAATTGCAAAATATGTGATGGAGAATCCTCAAGCGGCCTCAGAAGCCAATATTGAAGATTTGGCAGAAGTGACTGAAACCTCAACCGCTTCGGTTTCTCGGTTAGTGAAGACACTGGGTTATGGCAATTTCCGTGAGTTTACTTTGGCGCTGGCCTACACGCAGTTACGGCCGCAGAACCTGCCGATTTTTAAAGATATCGATGCCAACGATTCTTTAGGAACGATCGCTGACAAGATTTTTAACAGCAGTCAGCGGGCAATTCAAGATACCCGGGCAGGAATTGATGAAGATGAATTTGCTCGGGCAGTCCTCAGAATTATTCATTGTCGTCGTCTGGGCTTATTTGGCCTTGGCGGCTCGTCAGTTGCGGCCCTGGACGGTTATCATAAGTTCTTGCGGACGTCGATTGACTGCTTCTATTATCCAGACTTTGACGTACAGTTGATGGAAGCTGTAAAATTGGGTGAAGAAGATTGCGCAATCGTGGTTTCCCACTCGGGCAAAAATCGCCAAACTTTAAAAGTTGCCGAAACCTTAAAGAAGCGAAAGGTGCCGGTTATCGGGATTACCAGCTATCCGGACTCACCGCTCGCACTGCATAGTGATATTACATTTATTTCGTCTAGTGATGAATCCAATTACCGTTCTGAAGGGATGTATTCACTGCTTGCCCAACTCGCAATTGTCGATACGTTGTTTATGATGGCAACGGTTCGGATGGGTCCGGCGACAGAAGATGCGATTCGCAACGTTCAAAATATTATTGAAAGTACCCGGACTTAA
- the gntK gene encoding gluconokinase, translating into MDYTLGVDIGTTSVKTVLYDVKGKVHGYSNNGYPLYQDTPDMAEEDPEEIFSAMSDGITELVRKANMKPGELKGVAFSCAMHSLILLDENHKPLTRAITWGDNRAVNYADKLKASPEGMEIYKHTGTPIHPMTPLTKLIWLRNDHADLFKQARWFVGIKEYILYKLFGVLKEDYSIANATGMFNIYNMDWDEQALKLAGVTRDQLPDLVDTTYQLKGMREEYAKVLGIDINTPFIIGASDGPLANLGVNAIQPGVVAVTIGTSGAVRVVTDKPHTDPKARVFCYYLAKNMWVVGGPVNNGGVVFRWVRDQLCAPEKVTAEQMHIDPYDLLTEIAAKVPAGSDGLLFFPFLGGERAPIWDANARGSFFGLNRTHTRAHMIRAVLEGIVYNLYTVALALEEVVGQPTSIQASGGFARSALWRQMLTDIFEQDVAIPESFESTALGAATLGMYSLGLIDSLSDVSNFVGTTVVHHPDPKNFQAYRELIPIYIRLSRSLQPEYKNIAEYQRRHEHEDEDAEKSE; encoded by the coding sequence ATGGATTATACGCTAGGTGTTGATATTGGAACAACCAGTGTTAAAACCGTGCTCTACGATGTTAAGGGTAAGGTGCATGGATATTCCAACAATGGATATCCCCTATACCAGGACACCCCTGATATGGCCGAGGAAGACCCTGAAGAAATCTTTTCAGCGATGTCTGACGGCATTACCGAATTGGTTCGAAAGGCCAATATGAAACCAGGAGAGCTGAAGGGTGTTGCATTTTCCTGTGCAATGCATAGTTTAATTCTTCTGGATGAGAATCACAAACCACTCACCCGGGCAATTACCTGGGGTGACAACCGGGCGGTCAATTATGCTGATAAGTTGAAGGCCAGCCCTGAGGGAATGGAAATCTATAAGCATACCGGAACGCCCATTCACCCGATGACCCCACTCACCAAGCTGATTTGGCTGCGCAATGATCATGCCGATCTATTCAAGCAAGCCCGCTGGTTCGTTGGCATTAAGGAATACATTCTTTACAAATTATTCGGTGTCTTAAAAGAAGATTACTCCATCGCCAATGCCACCGGAATGTTTAACATCTACAATATGGACTGGGATGAACAAGCCCTGAAACTTGCCGGCGTTACACGGGATCAATTGCCTGATTTAGTTGATACCACTTATCAATTAAAAGGGATGCGTGAAGAGTACGCTAAAGTGCTGGGAATTGACATCAATACCCCATTTATCATCGGTGCTTCAGATGGTCCACTGGCCAACTTGGGGGTTAATGCGATTCAACCCGGGGTTGTCGCTGTCACCATTGGAACTTCCGGTGCCGTTCGGGTTGTCACTGATAAACCGCATACCGATCCAAAGGCCCGGGTATTTTGCTACTACCTAGCCAAGAACATGTGGGTCGTTGGCGGCCCTGTCAATAATGGTGGCGTTGTCTTCCGCTGGGTTCGTGATCAACTCTGTGCCCCGGAAAAAGTCACTGCTGAACAAATGCACATCGATCCATACGACCTCTTGACAGAAATTGCTGCCAAAGTGCCGGCTGGATCCGATGGCTTGCTGTTCTTCCCATTCCTGGGCGGTGAACGTGCCCCAATCTGGGACGCTAATGCCCGTGGCTCATTCTTTGGCCTTAACCGGACCCACACGCGTGCCCACATGATTCGGGCCGTTTTGGAAGGTATCGTCTACAACCTTTACACGGTTGCTTTGGCCCTTGAAGAAGTCGTTGGTCAACCAACCAGCATCCAAGCCAGCGGTGGTTTTGCCCGTTCTGCGCTTTGGCGTCAAATGCTGACCGATATTTTCGAACAGGACGTTGCGATTCCTGAAAGTTTCGAAAGTACCGCTTTGGGGGCAGCCACTTTGGGGATGTACAGTTTGGGCCTGATTGACAGCCTTTCCGACGTTTCCAATTTTGTCGGCACCACGGTTGTTCATCACCCGGATCCAAAGAACTTCCAGGCGTACCGGGAATTGATTCCAATCTATATTCGCCTAAGTCGTTCACTTCAACCCGAATACAAGAATATCGCCGAGTATCAGCGTCGTCACGAACACGAAGATGAAGACGCCGAGAAGTCTGAATAG
- a CDS encoding IS30-like element ISLpl1 family transposase: MSSITYSERIKIETFCELGLSNIQMGVRLNRSPSTISYELSRCQPYQAELAQTDAEYKRSRCGRKTKLSDELKQKILNHLRLSWSPGMIAHEFKLATKSIYNWLNQGRIDFSLNDLPEHGVRQRRNVDQRSKYNQSLGRSIEQRPMMINQRNRIGDFELDTVVGPRGHSKAVLLTLIDRKSRFLWAYRLKDRTTATVNEALTKFLTTFNGPVHSFTVDRGTEFSGLVSLESQYGIKTYYCHAYTPAERGSNERFNRNLRYFYPKGTYFEHISAQGLKTTLLEINQRPLKILDWQTPYQVMLTNLSKNSD, from the coding sequence TTGTCTAGTATAACCTATTCCGAACGAATTAAAATCGAAACCTTTTGTGAACTAGGGCTGTCCAATATCCAAATGGGCGTTCGGCTGAACCGATCACCGTCAACAATTTCTTATGAATTATCTCGATGTCAACCTTATCAGGCTGAATTAGCACAAACAGATGCCGAATACAAGCGATCACGATGTGGTCGGAAAACTAAGCTGAGCGATGAGTTAAAGCAAAAAATTCTCAACCATTTACGTCTAAGCTGGTCACCAGGAATGATTGCTCACGAATTTAAACTAGCTACTAAATCTATTTATAATTGGCTAAATCAGGGGAGAATTGATTTCTCCTTGAATGATCTACCTGAACATGGCGTACGCCAACGGCGTAACGTTGACCAACGATCCAAATATAATCAATCTTTGGGGCGATCAATTGAACAGCGTCCCATGATGATTAATCAACGTAATCGCATCGGCGATTTTGAACTAGATACAGTCGTTGGTCCTCGTGGGCATAGTAAGGCAGTTTTATTAACTTTAATCGATCGCAAATCACGGTTCCTTTGGGCATACCGGTTAAAAGATCGGACGACAGCGACTGTTAATGAAGCACTAACTAAGTTCCTAACCACTTTTAATGGTCCGGTGCACAGCTTTACTGTGGACCGTGGCACTGAGTTTAGTGGGCTAGTATCACTTGAATCACAATATGGTATTAAGACCTATTACTGCCATGCTTATACGCCAGCTGAGCGCGGCAGTAATGAACGATTTAATCGGAACTTACGCTATTTTTATCCTAAGGGGACTTATTTTGAGCACATTAGTGCTCAAGGCTTGAAAACCACCTTACTCGAAATTAATCAGAGACCACTTAAAATACTTGACTGGCAAACACCTTATCAGGTCATGCTGACCAATTTGTCAAAAAATTCGGATTAA
- a CDS encoding gluconate:H+ symporter, whose product MQSTLTAVVTAIMLQMPLGTIADSVSNGIGSQLGELSMVFGFGAMLGRLVSDSGGAYMIAETLIKRFGKKRLQIAVMLASFILGIALFFEVGMVLLVPIVFAIAVEAGVPILYLGIPMAAALSVTHGFLPPHPAPVAIAQVLGANDGKVLLFGFVIAIIAAYIAGPLFSKMARKFAPAAFERKGNLSSIGEVKQFTPEESPSFGLSVLTALFPVLLLAIATIYKMTINGGVDPKNPSVIDSIIEFIGSPSIAMLISLFFAMYTMGWGRKRTTAQIMESLENAVKSIAMLLLVIGGGGAFKQVLIDGGVGKAVAQLFIGSPISPLILGWLVAVVLRIALGSATVASLTAAGIVAPLMAQAGVDPALMVLAIGAGSLAASHVNDAGFWMFREYFDLTIKQTLQTWTVLESIISVVGIIMVMGLNLIFH is encoded by the coding sequence TTGCAATCTACCTTAACCGCTGTTGTTACTGCGATCATGCTGCAGATGCCACTAGGTACGATCGCTGATTCCGTCTCAAATGGTATTGGAAGTCAACTGGGCGAATTGTCCATGGTCTTCGGCTTTGGTGCCATGTTAGGGCGATTGGTTTCTGATTCCGGTGGTGCTTATATGATCGCCGAAACGCTGATCAAACGATTTGGTAAAAAGCGTCTCCAGATCGCCGTTATGTTGGCTTCATTTATTTTAGGAATTGCGTTGTTCTTCGAAGTTGGAATGGTTTTACTGGTTCCAATTGTCTTCGCAATTGCCGTTGAAGCAGGTGTGCCAATTCTTTATTTAGGAATTCCAATGGCCGCTGCCTTGTCAGTTACCCACGGATTTTTGCCACCCCATCCAGCACCAGTTGCCATTGCGCAGGTCTTGGGTGCCAACGATGGTAAGGTTCTCCTGTTTGGATTTGTCATTGCAATTATTGCCGCTTATATCGCCGGGCCATTGTTCTCAAAGATGGCTCGTAAATTTGCACCCGCTGCATTCGAGCGAAAAGGAAACCTTTCTTCAATCGGTGAAGTGAAACAATTTACCCCTGAAGAATCACCATCGTTTGGACTGTCAGTATTAACTGCCCTGTTCCCAGTTCTGCTGTTGGCGATTGCCACAATTTATAAAATGACCATCAATGGTGGAGTTGATCCAAAGAACCCTTCTGTGATTGATTCAATCATTGAATTCATTGGATCTCCAAGTATCGCAATGTTGATTTCATTATTCTTCGCAATGTATACCATGGGCTGGGGTCGTAAACGAACCACTGCTCAAATCATGGAATCACTTGAAAATGCGGTTAAATCAATCGCCATGCTGCTATTAGTTATTGGTGGTGGTGGTGCCTTCAAACAAGTTCTGATCGACGGTGGTGTTGGTAAAGCCGTTGCTCAACTGTTCATTGGTTCACCAATTTCACCATTAATCCTTGGCTGGTTGGTTGCCGTTGTTCTCCGAATCGCTTTGGGTTCCGCAACCGTTGCTTCATTGACAGCTGCAGGAATCGTCGCCCCATTGATGGCCCAAGCTGGGGTTGACCCAGCATTGATGGTTCTGGCCATTGGTGCCGGCTCATTGGCCGCATCACATGTTAACGATGCCGGCTTCTGGATGTTCAGAGAATATTTCGATTTAACAATTAAGCAAACTCTTCAGACTTGGACCGTGTTGGAATCAATCATTTCAGTCGTTGGTATCATCATGGTTATGGGACTGAACTTGATTTTCCATTAA